One Coffea arabica cultivar ET-39 chromosome 5c, Coffea Arabica ET-39 HiFi, whole genome shotgun sequence DNA window includes the following coding sequences:
- the LOC113690160 gene encoding uncharacterized protein, whose protein sequence is MEQIFNHFLQGLFLLYFVSASSAMTTTNITTDQDALLALRARITSQGPHQILLKNWSVSSPVCQWVGVTCGSCHRRVTALDLSNMSLSGIIPPQLGNMSFLVSLNLSRNNFHGELPHEFARLRRLRVLDLDVNNLNGEFPEWFGFLPQLRLLSLNTNSFTGFISPSLANVSKLETLGLSFNYLQGNIPTEIFNISSLESIFFQNNSLSGSIPDNMCQHLQRLKWIELSGNKLNGQIPSSTHNCSQLQLLDLSSNYFTGFIPKKIGTLKALERLYLSWNSLEGEISKEMANLTMLKELDVGYNSITGAIPQEISKLRNLELLYLLVNNLTGFIPMQIFNLSQIRIFSLTRNKLSGNLPRMGFPNLEELYLAENNFWGPIPDSISNCSKLKIIEFAYNNFAGSIPNSFGDLRLLEILSLGANNLTSDYSSSSSELSWINSLANCKHLRILIVSENPLNGFLPNSIGNLSTSLQQLSAYNCHLRGSIPDEIGNLSSLIILSLFTNQLSGMPPITMKNLENLQGLDLHDNKLSKNSLDYLCVLQNLAEIYLGANQISGSIPACIENVTSLRYLYLDSNALSSSVPTTVWNLKDLLVLNLSSNSLRGSLPPEIRNLKAAISIDLSINEISGGIPSPIGDMVNLQNLLLAYNRLEGSIPVSIGTTLSLEWLDLSHNHLTGTIPMSLENLRSLVYFNASYNKLRGEIPSKGPFSNFTGESFISNEALCGAPRFHVPSCPSTSSGRLRAKKLRRTISAALGAFISVAVAIFVGFLYLKRAKKEQVPSEGVLSSVATEERISYYKLLQATDGYDESNLLGTGSFGSVYKGTLDDGRIVAVKVFKIQQEGAFNSFDVECEVLCNLRHRNLTKVISSCSNRDFKALVLEFMPNGSLEKWLYSHNYFLEVMQRLDILIDVACALQYLHYGYSIPVVHCDVKPGNVLLDHDMVAHVTDFGVTKLLGHEDSITYTKTLATLGYLAPEYGLEGLVSTKCDVYSFGITIMEVFTRKSPSDEMFGENLSLKSWVSDSMLNGLVHVVDANLLRSNHEKLDCISSIMKVALNCTRESPRERSNMHDVLADLKKIKTQLLPCSKAGPCPPKNY, encoded by the exons ATGGAGCAAATTTTCAATCATTTCCTTCAGGGACTCTTCTTGCTGTATTTTGTTTCAGCTTCCTCAGCCATGACCACAACCAATATTACCACTGATCAAGATGCTCTTCTTGCGTTGAGAGCTCGCATCACCTCACAGGGCCCTCATCAAATCCTGTTGAAAAACTGGTCTGTTTCTTCCCCTGTATGTCAGTGGGTAGGAGTCACTTGTGGCTCTTGTCACCGGCGAGTAACTGCCTTGGATCTTTCCAATATGAGTCTTAGTGGCATCATACCACCGCAGCTGGGAAATATGTCATTTCTGGTTTCCCTTAACCTGAGTAGAAATAATTTTCACGGAGAGCTGCCGCATGAATTTGCTCGATTACGCCGGTTGAGGGTGCTTGATTTAGATGTCAACAATCTCAATGGAGAGTTTCCTGAGTGGTTTGGTTTCCTTCCTCAACTTCGACTATTATCTCTGAATACCAACAGTTTCACTGGCTTCATCTCACCATCCTTGGCTAATGTTTCCAAGCTGGAAACGTTAGGTCTGTCATTCAACTATCTCCAGGGAAATATTCCAACAGAGATTTTCAACATTTCCTCACTGGAATCGATTTTCTTCCAGAATAATAGTTTATCTGGTAGCATTCCAGATAATATGTGTCAACATCTTCAGAGACTCAAGTGGATTGAGCTGTCAGGGAacaagttaaatggtcaaataCCATCAAGCACACATAACTGTTCACAACTTCAATTGCTGGACCTTTCTTCGAATTACTTCACTGGATTCATACCAAAAAAAATTGGCACTTTGAAGGCACTTGAGCGGCTATATCTAAGCTGGAACAGTTTAGAAG GTGAAATTTCAAAAGAGATGGCTAATTTAACTATGCTGAAAGAACTTGACGTTGGTTACAACAGCATAACAG GTGCAATACCCCAAGAGATCAGCAAGCTACGCAATTTGGAACTACTCTACTTGTTGGTGAATAACTTAACTGGTTTCATTCCAATGCAGATCTTTAATCTGTCACAGATAAGAATTTTCAGTCTTACAAGAAACAAACTTTCTGGCAATCTTCCAAGGATGGGTTTTCCAAATTTAGAGGAGCTTTATCTCGCCGAGAATAACTTCTGGGGACCAATACCGGACTCTATCTCCAATTGTTCTAAACTGAAGATAATAGAATTTGCTTATAACAACTTCGCAGGTTCTATTCCCAATTCCTTTGGGGATCTAAGACTCCTAGAAATTCTATCTCTAGGAGCCAACAATTTAACGAGTGACTACTCTTCATCTAGTTCAGAGCTGAGCTGGATCAATTCCTTGGCAAATTGCAAACATTTGAGAATACTTATCGTGAGTGAAAATCCGCTTAACGGCTTTCTTCCAAATTCTATTGGCAATCTTTCAACTTCGCTTCAACAACTTTCTGCATACAATTGCCACTTAAGGGGCAGCATTCCGGATGAAATTGGCAACTTGAGTAGCCTGATCATTTTAAGTCTGTTCACTAATCAGTTAAGTGGGATGCCGCCAATTACCATGAAAAATTTGGAAAACCTTCAAGGGTTAGATCTTCACGACAACAAGTTGAGCAAAAACTCCCTTGATTATCTATGCGTTCTGCAAAACTTGGCCGAAATATATTTGGGAGCAAATCAAATATCAGGATCCATTCCGGCGTGCATAGAAAATGTTACTTCTTTGAGATACCTGTACCTAGATTCCAACGCGTTAAGCTCTAGTGTGCCTACCACTGTATGGAACCTAAAAGATTTGTTGGTGCTTAACCTCTCCTCAAACTCACTGCGTGGAAGTTTACCTCCTGAGATTAGGAACTTAAAGGCAGCAATTTCTATTGATTTGTCAATCAATGAGATTTCAGGTGGTATTCCTAGCCCCATCGGAGATATGGTGAACTTGCAGAACCTTTTATTGGCATACAACAGATTGGAAGGATCAATCCCAGTGTCAATTGGCACGACTTTGAGCTTGGAATGGTTGGATCTTTCACACAATCATCTCACAGGTACGATTCCAATGTCACTAGAGAACCTTCGGTCTCTTGTTTACTTCAATGCCTCTTACAACAAGTTAAGAGGTGAAATACCATCCAAGGGCCCTTTTTCAAACTTCACTGGAGAATCCTTCATTTCAAATGAAGCACTTTGTGGAGCACCTAGGTTCCACGTTCCCTCATGCCCAAGTACTTCAAGTGGTCGATTGAGGGCCAAAAAGTTGCGTCGAACCATATCCGCTGCCCTTGGAGCATTTATATCAGTGGCAGTTGCCATATTTGTGGGATTCCTGTATCTTAAACGCGCAAAGAAAGAACAAGTTCCTAGTGAAGGGGTTCTATCGTCAGTTGCAACCGAGGAAAGAATCTCGTATTACAAACTTCTACAAGCAACTGACGGGTATGATGAGAGCAATTTGTTGGGCACAGGAAGTTTTGGATCAGTTTATAAAGGCACCCTTGATGATGGGAGGATTGTTGCAGTTAAAGTGTttaaaattcaacaagaagGAGCATTCAATAGTTTTGATGTAGAATGTGAAGTATTGTGCAATCTTCGTCATCGAAATCTGACAAAAGTCATTAGCAGCTGCTCAAATAGAGACTTCAAAGCATTAGTGCTTGAGTTTATGCCCAACGGAAGCCTTGAGAAATGGTTGTACTCCCACAACTATTTTCTAGAAGTCATGCAGAGATTAGACATATTGATTGATGTGGCATGTGCACTGCAATATCTGCACTACGGTTATTCGATTCCAGTGGTTCATTGTGATGTGAAGCCCGGTAATGTGCTCCTAGATCACGATATGGTTGCCCATGTGACTGATTTTGGTGTTACAAAGTTGCTGGGGCATGAGGATAGCATTACGTACACCAAAACATTAGCCACACTTGGCTATCTTGCTCCAG AGTATGGACTGGAAGGACTAGTATCAACAAAATGCGATGTATACAGTTTTGGAATCACGATTATGGAAGTCTTTACAAGAAAAAGTCCCAGTGACGAAATGTTTGGCGAAAATTTGAGCCTGAAGAGTTGGGTGAGTGATTCTATGCTAAATGGACTGGTTCATGTTGTAGATGCTAATCTGCTGAGGTCCAATCATGAAAAGTTAGACTGCATTTCATCAATCATGAAAGTGGCTTTGAATTGCACAAGGGAATCTCCAAGGGAGAGAAGCAATATGCATGATGTTCTTGCTGATCTAAAGAAGATCAAAACTCAGCTCCTGCCATGTTCAAAAGCAGGTCCATGTCCTCCCAAAAATTACTAG
- the LOC113690627 gene encoding uncharacterized protein → MFRVGKVIDRLEKTRKVEKEKELLDVFWKVEINIPLLDAIKQIPKYAKFLKDLCTHKRKLRGDERVAVGENVSTMLQRKLPPKCGDPGMFTIPCKIEGASIRKAMLDLGASINVMPKTIYTSLNLGPLKGTDIIIQLADRTNAYPEGLVEDVLVQVNELVFPADFYVLDMGDERALNPSPILLGRPFVSTVRTKIDVNEGTLSMEFDGKIVNFNIFDAIKYPDKTNSVYAVSVVEPLVQEIFELDGVDALAVALAKHLELGATPDVELSDELYRAVGALHSLPPISPRYELTSLFIPETQAKLLPSIVQAPELELKPLPKHLKYAFLGNNETLPVIISAHLSQRQEDSLVRLLRDYKEAIGWSVADIKGISPSLCMHRIRLEEDAKPVRQAQRRLNPLMMEVVKKEILKLLEMGIIFAISDSPWVSPVQVVPKKAGVTVEENQKSEMVPVRKSTGWRQCIDYRRLNAVTKKDHFPLPFIDQMIERLAGRVYYCFLDGFSGDFQIAIAPENQEKTTFTCPFGTFAYRRMPFGLCNAPSTFQRCMVSIFSEYVEKIIEVFMDDFSVYGDSFDECLDNLVLILKRCIEANLVLNWEKCHFMVDQGIILGHVVSARGIEVDKAKVDIISALLYPASVREVRSFLDHAGFYRRFIKDFSKIGAPLFKLLQKDVAFDITEECKVAFDRLRESLTSPPVIQPPDWSIPFEIMCDASDYAVGAVLGQRIGRAAHAIYYTSKALNGAQLNYSTTEKELLAVVFALEKFRPYLLGAKVIVFSDHAALRYLMTKKDAKPRLIRWILLLQEFNLEIKDKSGAENLVADHLSRLLAHKEEPPLREAFPEEQLLAINSSVPWYADLVNFLVTNQLPTRWPKVKRDKLKSDAKYYIWDKPYLWRQCSDQVLRRCVSAGELTGAKN, encoded by the exons ATGTTCAGGGTAGGAAAGGTGATTGACAG GTTGGAAAAGACAAGGAAagtagagaaggaaaaagagctcTTGGATGTGTTTTGGAAAGTGGAGATCAACATTCCCCTGTTGGATGCAATCAAGCAAATACCGAAGTATGCTAAATTTTTGAAGGACTTGTGCACCCACAAGAGGAAGCTAAGGGGAGATGAACGAGTGGCGGTGGGAGAAAACGTGTCAACCATGCTCCAAAGGAAACTCCCACCAAAATGTGGAGACCCAGGTATGTTCACCATTCCCTGCAAGATAGAAGGTGCTTCGATTAGGAAGGCAATGTTGGATTTAGGGGCGTCAATCAATGTAATGCCTAAAACAATTTATACGTCCCTTAATCTTGGTCCATTAAAAGGCACAGACATTATAATCCAACTTGCAGATCGTACCAATGCTTACCCAGAAGGGTTAGTTGAAGATGTTTTGGTGCAGGTCAATGAGTTAGTTTTTCCTGCAGATTTCTATGTCCTAGACATGGGGGATGAAAGAGCACTAAATCCGTCTCCTATTTTGTTAGGTAGGCCATTTGTAAGCACTGTTAGGACGAAAATAGATGTAAATGAGGGTACTTTGTCGATGGAGTTTGATGggaaaattgtgaattttaatatttttgatgcgATAAAGTACCCAGATAAGACTAACTCTGTTTATGCTGTAAGTGTTGTTGAGCCCCTTGTACAGGAAATATTTGAATTGGATGGGGTTGATGCACTGGCAGTGGCATTAGCCAAACATCTTGAGTTGGGAGCAACTCCTGATGTAGAATTGAGTGATGAGTTATACCGGGCTGTTGGAGCACTGCATTCGCTCCCACCAATTTCCCCAAGGTATGAGCTTACTTCTCTTTTCATACCAGAAACTCAAGCAAAATTGTTGCCTTCTATTGTGCAGGCGCCTGAGTTGGAGCTCAAGCCTCTCCCAAAGCATTTGAAGTATGCTTTTCTCGGGAACAATGAGACACTGCCAGTCATCATATCTGCACACCTGTCACAAAGGCAAGAAGATAGCCTAGTTCGTCTTCTTCGGGATTATAAGGAGGCAATTGGGTGGAGCGTAGCAGATATCAAGGGAATTAGCCCCTCTTTGTGCATGCATCGGATCCGGCTCGAGGAGGATGCAAAACCAGTGAGGCAGGCGCAACGGAGATTGAACCCACTGATGATGGAAGTGGTGAAGAAGGAGATACTTAAACTCCTAGAAATGGGGATCATCTTCGCCATCTCAGATAGTCCCTGGGTGAGCCCAGTGCAAGTAGTCCCGAAAAAGGCGGGAGTAACAGTTGAAGAGAACCAAAAGAGTGAGATGGTCCCGGTGAGGAAATCCACAGGATGGCGCCAGTGCATTGACTATCGGCGTTTGAATGCTGTGACAAAGAAGGACCACTTCCCTCTAccttttattgatcagatgATAGAAAGGTTAGCTGGCCGTGTCTATTATTGTTTTCTTGATGGTTTCTCTGGTGATTTTCAGATCGCAATAGCACCAGAGAATCAGGAAAAAACTACCTTCACCTGCCCATTTGGTACATTTGCCTACCGGAGGATGCCTTTCGGCCTCTGCAACGCCCCATCAACTTTTCAGAGGTGTATGGTAAGTATATTCTCCGAGTACGTAGAAAAGATTATTGAGgtatttatggatgattttagtgtTTATGGAGATAGTTTTGATGAATGTCTGGAtaatttagttttaattttgaaGAGGTGCATTGaggcaaatttagttttaaattGGGAAAAGTGTCATTTCATGGTGGATCAGGGCATTATTTTAGGGCATGTAGTGTCGGCCAGAGGTATAGAGGTAGACAAGGCAAAAGTCGATATTATCTCTGCTTTACTTTACCCCGCAAGTGTGCGGGAGGTGCGTTCCTTTTTGGATCATGCAGGATTCTACAGGAGATTCAtaaaagatttttcaaaaattggagcGCCCCTGTTCAAACTGTTGCAGAAAGATGTGGCATTTGACATCACCGAGGAGTGCAAGGTGGCATTTGACAGATTGAGGGAGTCATTGACATCACCACCTGTTATCCAACCTCCAGACTGGAGCATCCCGTTTGAGATAATGTGTGATGCGAGTGACTATGCAGTGGGGGCGGTGCTGGGGCAACGGATTGGCAGAGCTGCTCATGCAATCTACTATACATCCAAAGCGCTGAATGGAGCTCAGCTCAACTACTCTACAACGGAGAAAGAATTGCTAGCTGTGGTTTTTGCACTAGAAAAATTTAGACCTTACTTGTTAGGTGCAAAAGTAATAGttttttctgatcatgcagcctTGAGATATTTGATGACAAAAAAGGATGCTAAACCAAGGCTCATCAGATGGATCCTGCTTCTTCAAGAGTTCAACTTGGAGATTAAGGATAAAAGTGGAGCGGAAAACTTAGTTGCTGATCACTTGAGCCGCTTGCTTGCTCACAAGGAGGAGCCACCATTGAGGGAGGCATTTCCAGAGGAGCAACTACTTGCTATTAACTCGTCTGTACCCTGGTATGCCGATTTAGTAAATTTCTTAGTGACTAATCAACTGCCTACAAGATGGCCAAAGGTTAAGAGAGACAAGTTGAAAAGTGATGCTAAATATTACATTTGGGACAAACCGTACCTTTGGAGACAATGTTCGGATCAAGTGCTCAGGAGGTGTGTAAGTGCAGGTGAATTGACAggtgccaaaaattga
- the LOC113690636 gene encoding uncharacterized protein — translation MTTTNITTDQDALLALKAHITVQDPHQILLENWSASAPVCQWAGVTCGSRHRRVIALDLSNMSLSGIIPPQLGNMSFLVSLNMSRNNFHGELPHEFARLRRLRVLDLDANNLGGEFPDWFGSLHQLRLLSLNNNSFTGFISPSLANVSKLETLGLSFNYYIHGNIPIELFNISSLESIYFRGNSLSGSIPDDMCHHLQRLKWIDLSRNKLNGQIPSSIYNCSQLQVLRLSGNYFTGFIPKEIGTLKALERLYLTSNGLEGEMLKEMGNLTMLKTFAIGANSITGAIPHEISKLCNLELLDLGSNNLTGFIPMQIFNLSQIRFLSFTRNQLSGNLPSRVGNGLPNVEDLYLNNNNFGGSITDSISNCSKLKILELSVNNFTGPIPHYFGDLRLLEFLSLSGNNLMSDYSSSNTQLGWINSLANCKHLRVLAVSDNPLHGFLPNSIGNLSTSLEGLYAFKCNIRGSIPDEIGNLSSLTTLSLYSNQLSGMLPITMKNLEKLQGIDLHDNKLSKTSLDYLCVWQNLDVVNFGENQISGSIPECVGNVTTLRYLGLYSNVLSSSLPTTIWNLKDLLELDLPSNSLSGTLPPEIRNLKAAILIDLSINEISGSIPSSIGDLVNLQNLSLAYNRLQGSIPESIGTTLSLEWLDLSHNYLTGVIPMSLSNLRYLVHFNVSYNNLSGEIPSKGPFTNFTGESFISNEALCGAPRFHVPTCPGISGGRLRTKKLRRTISVALGAFISVALAIFLGFIYLRRAKKEQVASAGVLSSVATQERISYYKLLQATDGYDESNLLGTGSFGSVYKGTLDDGRIVAVKVFKLQQEGAFNSFDAECEVLRSLRHRNLTKVISSCSNEDFKALVLEFMPNGSLEKWLYSHNYFLEIKQRLDILIDVACALQYLHYGLSTPVVHCDVKPGNVLLDQDMVAHVTDFGVAKLLGHEDSITYTNTLATLGYLAPEYGLEGQVSTKCDVYSLGIMIMEVFTRKSPNDKMFGENLSLKSWVSDSMPDGLGCVVDANLLKPNHEKLDCISSIMKVALNCTTESPRERSNAHEVLADLKKIKIQLLPCSN, via the exons ATGACCACAACCAATATTACCACTGATCAAGATGCTCTTCTTGCGCTGAAAGCTCACATCACTGTACAGGACCCTCATCAAATCCTGTTAGAAAACTGGTCTGCTTCTGCCCCTGTATGTCAGTGGGCGGGAGTCACTTGCGGCTCTCGTCACCGTCGAGTAATTGCCTTGGATCTTTCCAATATGAGTCTTAGCGGCATCATACCACCGCAGCTGGGAAATATGTCATTTCTGGTTTCCCTTAATATGAGCAGAAATAATTTCCACGGAGAACTGCCGCATGAATTTGCTCGGTTACGCCGGTTGAGAGTGCTTGACTTAGATGCCAACAACCTCGGTGGAGAGTTTCCCGACTGGTTTGGTTCCTTACATCAACTTCGACTGTTATCCCTGAATAACAACAGTTTCACTGGCTTCATCTCACCTTCCTTGGCTAATGTTTCCAAGCTGGAAACGTTAGGTCTGTCATTCAATTACTATATCCACGGAAATATTCCAATAGAGCTTTTCAACATTTCCTCGCTGGAGTCGATTTACTTCCGGGGTAATAGCTTATCTGGTAGTATTCCAGATGATATGTGTCACCACCTTCAGAGACTCAAGTGGATTGACCTGTCGCGGAacaagttaaatggtcaaataCCATCAAGCATATACAACTGTTCCCAACTTCAAGTGCTGCGCCTTTCTGGGAATTACTTCACTGGATTCATACCAAAAGAAATTGGCACTTTGAAGGCACTTGAGCGACTGTATCTAACCTCAAACGGTTTAGAAG gtgaAATGTTAAAAGAGATGGGTAATTTAACTATGCTGAAAACATTTGCCATTGGTGCCAACAGCATAACAG GTGCAATACCCCATGAGATCAGCAAGCTATGCAATTTGGAACTACTCGACTTGGGGTCAAATAACTTGACTGGTTTCATTCCAATGCAGATCTTTAATTTGTCACAGATTAGATTTCTCTCTTTTACAAGAAACCAACTTTCAGGCAATCTTCCTTCAAGGGTGGGTAATGGGCTTCCAAATGTAGAAGACCTTTATCTCAACAACAACAATTTTGGTGGATCAATAACAGATTCTATCTCAAATTGTTCCAAACTCAAAATATTAGAACTTTCTGTTAACAATTTCACTGGTCCCATTCCCCATTACTTCGGGGATCTAAGACTCCTAGAATTTCTATCTCTAAGTGGCAACAATTTAATGAGTGACTACTCTTCATCCAATACACAGTTGGGCTGGATCAATTCCTTGGCAAATTGCAAACATTTGAGAGTACTCGCCGTGAGTGACAATCCGCTTCATGGCTTTCTTCCAAATTCTATTGGCAATCTTTCAACTTCGCTCGAAGGTCTTTATGCATTCAAATGCAACATACGAGGCAGCATTCCAGATGAAATTGGCAATTTGAGTAGCCTGACCACTTTAAGTCTGTACAGTAATCAGTTAAGCGGGATGCTGCCAATTACCatgaaaaatttggaaaagCTTCAAGGGATAGATCTTCACGACAACAAGTTGAGCAAAACCTCCCTTGATTATCTATGCGTTTGGCAAAACTTGGACGTAGTGAATTTTGGAGAAAATCAAATATCGGGATCTATTCCAGAGTGCGTAGGAAATGTTACTACTTTGAGATATCTTGGCCTATATTCCAACGTGCTAAGCTCTAGTCTGCCTACCACTATATGGAACCTAAAAGATTTGTTAGAGCTTGACCTCCCTTCAAACTCACTCAGTGGAACTTTACCTCCCGAGATTAGGAACTTAAAGGCAGcaattttgattgatttgtcAATCAATGAGATCTCAGGTAGTATTCCTAGCTCCATCGGAGATTTGGTGAACTTGCAGAACCTTTCTTTGGCATACAACAGATTGCAAGGATCAATTCCGGAATCAATTGGCACGACTCTGAGCTTGGAATGGTTGGATCTTTCACACAATTATCTCACAGGTGTGATTCCAATGTCATTGTCGAACCTTCGGTATCTTGTACACTTCAATGTGTCTTACAACAATTTAAGTGGCGAAATACCGTCCAAGGGCCCTTTTACAAACTTCACTGGAGAATCCTTCATTTCAAATGAAGCACTCTGTGGAGCACCTAGGTTCCACGTTCCCACATGCCCAGGTATTTCAGGTGGCCGATTGAGGACCAAAAAGCTGCGTAGAACTATATCTGTTGCACTTGGAGCATTTATATCAGTTGCGCTTGCCATATTCCTGGGATTCATTTATCTAAGACGCGCAAAGAAAGAACAAGTTGCCAGTGCAGGAGTTCTATCGTCAGTTGCAACACAGGAAAGAATCTCATATTATAAACTTTTGCAAGCAACTGACGGGTATGATGAGAGCAATCTGTTGGGCACAGGAAGTTTTGGATCAGTTTATAAAGGCACCCTTGATGATGGGAGGATTGTTGCTGTTAAAGTGTTTAAACTGCAACAAGAAGGAGCATTCAATAGTTTCGATGCAGAATGTGAAGTATTGCGTAGCCTTCGTCATCGAAATCTGACGAAAGTCATTAGCAGCTGCTCAAACGAAGACTTCAAAGCATTAGTGCTTGAGTTTATGCCCAACGGAAGTCTTGAGAAATGGTTGTATTCCCATaactattttcttgaaataaagcAGAGATTAGACATATTGATTGATGTGGCATGTGCACTGCAATATCTGCACTACGGTCTTTCGACACCAGTGGTTCATTGTGATGTGAAGCCCGGTAATGTGCTCCTGGATCAAGATATGGTTGCCCATGTGACTGATTTTGGTGTTGCAAAGTTGCTGGGGCATGAGGATAGCATTACGTACACCAACACATTAGCCACACTTGGCTATCTTGCTCCAG AGTATGGACTGGAAGGACAAGTATCAACAAAATGCGATGTTTACAGTCTTGGAATCATGATTATGGAAGTCTTTACAAGAAAAAGTCCCAATGACAAAATGTTCGGTGAAAATTTGAGCCTGAAGAGTTGGGTGAGTGATTCTATGCCAGATGGACTTGGTTGTGTTGTAGATGCCAATCTGCTGAAGCCCAATCATGAAAAGTTGGACTGCATTTCATCAATCATGAAAGTGGCTTTGAATTGCACAACGGAATCTCCAAGGGAGAGAAGCAATGCGCATGAAGTTCTTGCAGATTTGAAGAAGATAAAAATTCAGCTACTGCCATGTTCAAATTAA